TATTGATACTCCAGAAATTACAGATGAATTAGAAGAAAGTAATGTTAATATTACTGAAAACTTAATTAATATGATGGCTTCTGTTCGAAATTTTGAATCAAATATGAAAACAATTTCTACTGAACAAGAAAATGAAGAAAAATCAAATACTTTATTAAACGGTGTTCTGTAAATATTAGTAAGGAAAATTTTTATGATGTCAACATTATGGATTGCAAAAACTGGACTTGAAGCACAACAAATTAATATGAACGTTATTGCGAATAATTTAGCAAACGTTAATACTACAGGATTTAAACGATCGCATGCAATTTTTGAAGATTTAATTTATAAAAATTTAAATCATTCTCATTTAATTACCCAAAAAAAATCTAAAAAACCGAATTCAATACAAATAGGAACAGGTGTAAGACCAATCGCTACGGAAAAAATTTTTACTATGGGAAATTTTTCAAAAACTCATTCTTGGAAAAATTTAGTTATTAATGGAGAAGGATTTTTTAAAATTTTATTACCAAATAAACATTCACTTTATACACGTGATGGTTCATTTCAAATTAACTCGAAAAGACAATTAGTAACTCATCATGGTTATGTTGTATCTCCAGAAATCAAAATTCCAGAAAACGCTGAAACTTTAAAAATTGATCGTGAAGGTATTGTGACCTCTAGAACAAAAGATTCTATAGAACCTCAAATGTTAGGTCAATATACTATTTTTAATTTTCCTAATGTTTCAGGATTAAAAAATGTAGGATCAAATTGTTATAAATCTACTTCTTCTTCTGGAGAAGCAATAGAAGGAAAACCTGGAAACATAGGATATGGAGAATTATATCAAGGCTTTTTAGAGACTTCAAATGTAAATGTTGCAGAAGAATTAGTTAATATGATACAAGCGCAACGCGCATATGAAATTAATAGTAAAGTATTAACGGCTACTGATCAAATGTTACAAAAATTAACTCAATTATAATTATGAAAAAATGAAAAAAAAATCTGTTTTTAAACATTTTATAAAAATTTTAAAATTATTTTTATTAATATTATCTCTGTTTTTTTTAAATGTTAGTTATAGTAACGTTATTGATTCTTCTGTACAAAATACAAAATTTACACAAAAATATAAAAATAAAGAAATGTATAAAAGATATTATTATCATAATTGGTTTGAAGATCATCCTCAATATCAAATTGGTGATAATATCACTGTTTTTTTACACGAAAACATCATGGCAAAAAACAAAACATATAATAATTTACATAATACTGGAAAAAATTTTTTAAAAATTCAATCTTTTGTTTTTTATTTAATAAACAAAATTTTTCAAAAAAAAAAAATACATACAATTCCATTATTAAATACTATTGGAAACAAATTTTCTACAGATACGAATCGATCAATAGAAAAAAATACTTTTATCGGTTTAATTACTGTAACAATTAAAAAAATTTTACCCAATAGAAATTTACAAGTATCTGGAAAAAATTCTATTTTTATTAATGGAAATATAGAATCTATATATTTTTCTGGAGTCTTAAATCCAAATTCTATTAAACATAATAAAATTTCTTCGTCAAAAGTTTCTCATAAATATATTCAATATACGACACGAAAGATCAAAAAAAAAACTAGCTTTTTAAACAACTTCAAAAAAAAATTTATAAAATTTTTTTATTTTTAGAAAAAAATTGAATTTAGAAAATTTTTAAGATTTTTATAATTTTTTCAAGGTATTTTAATGAAAACTTTTATACCCTATAAAATAATATTTTATATTTTTTTTGTAATAACAATGATAAATTTTACATATGCAGCAGAATATACTATCAAAAATTTAACACATGTTTCCGGTTCTTCTACCATTCCTTTAATGGGGTATGGTTTAATGGTAGGTTTACCTAATAGTGGAGATCGTATTCCGCATTCTTCATTTACATTACAAACAATGTTAAATCTTTTTAAAAACATGGGATTGAATATTAAACATAAACGTAATATTCAAACTAAAAATGTTGCTGCTGTAATAGTAACTG
The sequence above is drawn from the Buchnera aphidicola (Tuberolachnus salignus) genome and encodes:
- a CDS encoding flagellar basal body L-ring protein FlgH, with translation MKKKSVFKHFIKILKLFLLILSLFFLNVSYSNVIDSSVQNTKFTQKYKNKEMYKRYYYHNWFEDHPQYQIGDNITVFLHENIMAKNKTYNNLHNTGKNFLKIQSFVFYLINKIFQKKKIHTIPLLNTIGNKFSTDTNRSIEKNTFIGLITVTIKKILPNRNLQVSGKNSIFINGNIESIYFSGVLNPNSIKHNKISSSKVSHKYIQYTTRKIKKKTSFLNNFKKKFIKFFYF
- the flgG gene encoding flagellar basal-body rod protein FlgG encodes the protein MMSTLWIAKTGLEAQQINMNVIANNLANVNTTGFKRSHAIFEDLIYKNLNHSHLITQKKSKKPNSIQIGTGVRPIATEKIFTMGNFSKTHSWKNLVINGEGFFKILLPNKHSLYTRDGSFQINSKRQLVTHHGYVVSPEIKIPENAETLKIDREGIVTSRTKDSIEPQMLGQYTIFNFPNVSGLKNVGSNCYKSTSSSGEAIEGKPGNIGYGELYQGFLETSNVNVAEELVNMIQAQRAYEINSKVLTATDQMLQKLTQL